From Streptomyces sp. TLI_053, a single genomic window includes:
- a CDS encoding NIPSNAP family protein, translating to MSTSLIVELRQYTLHPGARDTLIELFEREFVTGQEAVGIAVGGRFRDLDDPDRFVWLRAFPDMASRRRSLEAFYGGPVWREHREAANATMVDSDNVLLLRGPGFEAVNAEVLATVCHPPDAAAFDAYAARHLGPAQALHRTEHAVNDFPALPVREGEDVRVWFNGPAEPPPWRSQWLRLARV from the coding sequence GTGAGCACGTCGCTGATCGTCGAGCTGCGGCAGTACACCCTGCACCCGGGGGCGCGGGACACCCTGATCGAGCTGTTCGAGCGGGAGTTCGTGACGGGACAGGAGGCGGTCGGGATCGCGGTGGGCGGGCGCTTCCGGGACCTGGACGACCCGGACCGCTTCGTCTGGCTGCGGGCCTTCCCCGACATGGCGAGCCGTCGGCGCTCGCTGGAGGCCTTCTACGGCGGGCCGGTGTGGCGGGAGCACCGGGAGGCGGCGAACGCGACCATGGTCGACAGCGACAACGTGCTGCTGCTCCGGGGGCCGGGCTTCGAGGCCGTAAATGCGGAGGTGCTCGCCACCGTCTGCCACCCGCCGGACGCGGCGGCGTTCGACGCGTACGCCGCCCGGCACCTGGGCCCGGCTCAGGCCCTTCACCGCACCGAACACGCGGTGAACGACTTCCCGGCGTTGCCGGTACGGGAGGGGGAGGACGTCAGGGTCTGGTTCAACGGTCCTGCGGAGCCGCCGCCGTGGCGGTCGCAGTGGCTGCGCCTGGCGCGGGTTTGA
- a CDS encoding DUF397 domain-containing protein: MTAKHDPYDHNPIEAAWSKSPFSGEANGNCVIVARFPNGDVWLGDDKNPGRPHLAFDRAEWTAFVQAIQAQAPNFTV, encoded by the coding sequence GTGACTGCCAAACACGACCCCTACGACCACAATCCCATCGAGGCAGCCTGGTCCAAGTCCCCGTTCTCCGGGGAGGCCAACGGCAACTGTGTGATCGTCGCTCGCTTCCCCAACGGGGACGTGTGGCTCGGCGACGACAAGAACCCCGGCCGGCCCCACCTCGCCTTCGACCGCGCCGAATGGACGGCCTTCGTCCAGGCGATCCAGGCGCAGGCTCCCAACTTCACGGTCTGA
- a CDS encoding DUF397 domain-containing protein, whose product MSNKHDPYDHSPADAMWSKSPFSAEGNGDCVIVARFANGDVWLGDDKNPGRPHLAFDRTEWAAFVKAIETQAPNFTA is encoded by the coding sequence GTGAGCAACAAGCACGACCCCTACGACCACAGTCCCGCCGACGCGATGTGGTCCAAGTCCCCGTTCTCCGCCGAGGGCAACGGGGATTGCGTGATCGTCGCCCGCTTTGCCAACGGCGATGTCTGGCTCGGCGACGACAAGAACCCCGGCCGGCCCCACCTCGCCTTCGACCGTACCGAGTGGGCCGCCTTCGTCAAGGCGATCGAGACGCAGGCTCCCAACTTCACCGCCTGA